DNA from Onthophagus taurus isolate NC chromosome 2, IU_Otau_3.0, whole genome shotgun sequence:
aaaaaataactgaaGTGGAAACCGTTaactaaaagttttaaaatatttatagattGCAATTACTACAAATCTTTGTAGAATGTTCGCCACATATCGGTGTAGTACACTTTTTGCAATATGTAGTTGttgttcttcttttttttgtaggaACAGAAAGAGCAATACTTTCTTTGACTCTTCTCGCCACTGCCCATTGCTCTTGTATCTTGGTTGCTATGAGCTTCCGGTTGTTTTTCCATACcaacatttttctcaatagcTTGCTTTAAATAAGATGGTAAAGTAGGTATCGTTAGTCTGTGTAGCTGCCAATCATGAGACAGCTGTCGATGGAGGGACAACATGTAGTCAAGTCTAGGTAATGGCTTCTTGCTCAGTTTGTAGCAATTGTGTACATAGATTACATAAGAATTTATGCAAGCTATGTTAAtcatattataaaagaaacgTGGCACATTTGATCAAATGTATCGACAGCCCCTTTGGTCTTATTATAGTCCCTAACTACAGCAGGCAAATTACTCTCTCTATCAACTATTCCTTCCAAATGCGCAGATGAGATGAGCAATACTAATTTATTTGGCTTTGGTTTATATGACAGCGCAATCATATCATCGTGAAATAGAAACAGAGACGAATTTGTTTTTCTGTTTTGATATTTCAAATCCACAAATTCCTGTGaaaattcctttttatttttttgtatagtgCCTATCACAGTTAGATTATCTTCTTTCAGCAAAAATTGGGTGAGTGAGATACTGTTGAACCAATCATCCATTGTTATATTACGATTCGATTTTCGAATACTTTTGGTTAATTGCTTGACAAAGAAGTCGGCTACTGGTTCATTATCTGGAGAGGTACCTTTACCAAGATATAGAACAGCATCGATCATGTAGTTAGTTGAATTAGCACACATCATTACCAATTTTAAACCGTATTTATCTGGTTTAGACTCTCCTCTCTGGTGTCTTTATTATCAAACCTCAAAcagttaattataaaattaaatctctCCTTTGACATGGTACTGATGAATCTGGAAACTGAATAGGTGGaatcaaaaagaatattaGTTGTTAGGTGGTTTGATTTCAATGTAGCTGCTAAAATTATCAGGCTGGGTGTAGCTTTCAATTCTGGTATGGTAAGATCAGAATAGGTTgctttattttgaattttattgacATAGCGCAATCGTTGGATTGAAACTTCTTCGTTTgtgtttgttaatattatattcCAAATCTCatcactaaaaaaaatatcgaaacACTCAACTGGTACTACACAATTTCTGTGTTCTTTTGTTGGTCCAGGTTGAATACGTCTTGGAACCTtggatttttcttttatactgGATTCACATTTCCATTTAAACCCATTTTCCCAACTACCTCCTTTTCTGGAAAACTAATTATTGTTGtgggtatatttttattattttgagcatCCTGTTCTACTCTACGTTTTTTATGAGTTTTTTGTGTTTCCTGAATACTCTCAATATCTCGTATATTGGTTTCAATTTGTGAATCAACTTCCTCCGTAGTTGAATCGAAATCTAAGTGATCCTCATTTTCACTGTCAACGTAATCTTCTGTAAGTATGGCCGCCATTTCATCAGGAGTAATTTTTCTTTACCGTCaaccaaatattttttcttccaagACAGAAAAAAAAGctgtaattaatcaataatattGGTAATATACTTGTAAATGTAAACGAAATAAATAGACCTTAATTTCCGGTATATTACTAATTATTATACGCAATCAATAATAACCTTGCTAGATTTATTACTAACTATACGTAAAATTTACTCACCACTATTTAAAAACCTTCCGAAAATGTGGGGAGCGTTGAACTTTAAGAAATAGTCGTTTTGCAATCTTATGCAGTACTGATTGAGGGTATGTTAGGTAGCAGGAGAGGGGTCTACTAACCTTCGAAGGTCATGTTGACGCATTTTCCTTTtctatgtacagggtgtcccaatttcgatgtccgtataggctatctccgaaactaaaagagatagaaaaaaagtagcttacatgtcatgatctcgttttttgagaaaatgctaatgccgaaaactccgaacagctatcgtcttttgttttcgccctatcggcaaaaactgaaaattttgcgaaaacgacattcgcgaatatctcacttattatcaaagatggagtattataaataaaacattatatgggcaactttttacgaagaattcagtggcgtaggtagaatttttttcccatcttttattttcgagattttagacgtaactttatttttttaaatggaaatcaTAGTTGACTATggcttaaaataatttgttattttcttctgataacaaatatatatagtttgtggggtatatttcttatagttattgaataattaacaaaaattcattttgttctatctaaaactaatgtatgtatttaaaagttaatgttgctatggtgataaccatacatactatgatgcaacataatgtatcaaatatttgccaaagtttgtatttaaaaattcgataacaactctggcattatgtgctggtacgatgctccagcatgttaagtgtcaaagtataacaaaactgaataaaactttacaatgaatttcgaaaattatgaaaaatgtaacatgatggaatgctatatgttatcagataagaatgcgacgttagtcgcggaattttatttcacaagatatccagaaagaagacaaccgcacgtaagaaccttcagccggttagcagaaaatttaatagatatttggtccttccccaaaccacatacaaaaacataccaaaatgacctgcaagagaaattgcaacaagacgtctgacccaaaagccgttgctcccgaatatgaaagaaaaataagtataaaccatactaagcggggctaactccttatttacgtgccggagatgtcaatcgaagattagaattttgtagatgatatttagaaaaattaaatagtctgctgtttgttcaaaatgttatctggaccgaagaagtctctgagtgttcaaagaagcttggggttcaatgtatggtgtgctcttttagataatagaattttgccatatagtatctaccataaataTATGTCGGAGACGGGGTCGCAAGGGAGAAAAAGGGGACGGAAAGAGAAAGGCGAGGGAGGAGAACACTGTGGAGGATGGGAGATGGCGAGGGAGGAGAGGAGGAGGCTGGAGAAGACCTTGATGGAGGGGTTGACGGACAACCAGAAAGGAGTTATACAAGAGGTATTAGGGGCATTCGCGAGAATGGAGGACTTGGTTTTGAATTTGGAAATTAAGAACAGAGAGCTGGAGGAGAGAGAGAGGGGCAGGATGGGAGAGGGGGAGAGAATGAGAGAGATGTGGGGGCGGTTGGAGACGGAAATGGAGAAAAGGATGGAGGAGATGAAAAACTTGATTACCGGGAAGGAAAGATATGAGGAATGTTGGGCAGAAACTACGCGGGGGTTGTAGGGAAAGATAGAAGACGTGCTAAAGGAAGGGTGATAGTTATTGAAGATCAGAGAGGGGAAGGGAAGGAAGACGGCGAGGGAAGGGATTTGAAGGCGGAGGTGATGGAAGGATTAAAGGGAAAAGAGGGGGATCTAAGGGTAAATGCGGTGTGAGGAACGCAGGGAAATAGGGTGTTGGTAGAGGGGGAGTCCAAGAGGGACGTAGACCTGATAAAGGAGGAGATGGGAAAGAGGGCAGGGTGGTCTATAAGGGAGACGAGGAAGCTAGACCCGAAGATTGTGGTATTTGGTGTGCCAAGGGAAATGGAGGAGGAAAAGATAATGAGGCAGAAGGCTGGGGACATGGGGGGAGGAGAGGGGGCGAGGGTCGAAGGATAAGGTGCAGAATGGGGAAGGAAGAGAATTGTTGCAGTGGGTGAAGAAGAACGGATGGGAGATACTGAACGGCAATAAGGAGGAGGGAGAAGAAGGGGAGTACACATATACAGGGGCAAGGGGGGGCGTCGGTAATTGATTACGTGGTGGTGGACCAAGAGCTGTGGGATAGGGTGGAAAGCTTCAGGGTGGGAGAATCAGTAGAATCGGAACACCAACCGCTGGAATTGGTACTAAGGGGCGCGTGGGGGAGAGGGAGTTTGAATCGGGAAAGAAAAAGTATAAGGGCTGACTGGTCGGAAAGAGGGATAGAACACTTTAGGGAAAAGTTGGAAGGGTGGCGACGGAGAGTGGAGATGTCTAGGGGGGTGGACGAGCTGGCGCGGGTGGTGGGGGAAGCGATATCGAAGAAAGAGTACGTACGAGGGGGCAGTGCAAAGCTAGGCAGGAACGAATGGTGGGATGGTGAGTGCATGGGGGCGAAGAGAGAGGCGAGAAGGAAGTTGAGACAGTGGCGGAGAGGGTTGGCGGGGGTGGAAGAATATAGGGAAGCATTGAGGGGATATAAAGAGATatgcaaaagaaaaaagaaagaattgaGGGAGAGGGAGGCGGAAGAGATTAGAAGGGTGAGACAAGAGGGTGAAGTTTGgaatctaccataaaaacttaaactcagagAAATACCTCagtatattaaggcagcacttgagcctttggtcgacaatttggcactaaatatgtctcaaatgatatattttcaatatgacggagcaccagcacataatgccagagttgttagtgaatttttaaatactactacaaactcctTGCTACTAACTTTgacaataattggaaacaatgctttccctcatggtatggttatcaccataacaacattaagttttaaatacatataatagttttagaaagaacaaaaaaaattgatacattatattccatcatagtatgtatggttatcactaGGGCAcgaaacttttgtaacaaaacgatacgatttcccccctccacttgttctcaTTGGCTAGTTTTCTAGGAAGCCActgagaacaagtggaggggggaaatcgtattcTTTTGTCACAAAAGTTTCGTGCCttagttatcaccatagcaacattaacttttaaatacatacattagatttagatggaacaaaatgaatttttgttaattatacaataactataagaaatataccccacaaactatatatatttgttatcagaagaaaataacaaattattttaagtcatagccaactatggtttcaactgcgccactgaattcttcgtaaaaaattgcccatataatgttttatttataatactccatctttgataataagtgagatattcgcgattgtcgtttttgcaaaattttcagtttttgccgatagggcgaaaacaaaagacgatagctgttcggagttttcggcgttagcattttctcgaaaaacgagatcatgacatgtaagctactttttttctatctcttttagtttcggagatggtctatgcggacatcgaaattgggacaccctgtacgtAAGTTTTACGCATGGTTAGTGTTCTAgggttaataaaatatggttaaaaatatttcataaccGAGTCAACTCTATCAACTTTCCCCATTAGATTGAAATCCGTAGGACTAATACAATTTCGAGCCACATAAATTGAATTTCGCGCTAACACGTTATAATACAGTGTGCTGAGCACATTTAGCTGTTAACATGTTACATTAGCTAAGTGGCTTCTCCGAGAGAATATCCATTTTCATAATCATCAAATACAGCTTCTAGTGTGTAATAAAATGAGCAAatataagtttaaaaagaaaaaaaaaaggcaAGGTAATATTTCCTAGGGCTTCTGAAACTAGCGAAAACTCAGTGCTAATTACACCCCCTGAAGACAACCACTTTGCAATTAGGTTCGACTAATAACCGAGAGGCAATTAAGAGcctcgaaaagaaaattaaggcGCATTTTATCTCGAAAAAAGTCTCGAggaattttatatttctttaataataacactTTGTGCGTTTCATTACGAACGTAGAAATGTGAGAGCAAAATGCAATAACGTGTAATGCAATATGGGGATTGTAAGCATTGTCAGGCTTTCTATTCTTGTTTAATTGCTTGGAACGCGCATGGATCATCGAATTTGTATGTGGATTGAGttcgaaagaaattaaacatgTCCATTGTGTTTTAAGTTGAACTGTTTGAGTGAATTTAATTGGAAAATCGGTAAATCAAATAATAGGTACCCTACATCcaaagttaaatataaattgaatttttgaatGGTAAGTTTTAAATCTCTCTATACATTTGAACAAAAGCGGAAGTTGAAACTTTTAAAGGTCTCTAACTGAATGAAAGATATTTTCCACAAGATCGGCCATGTATAATGTTAACGTTTTCCATTAAGTAAGTAACTTCCATTGGTCGATTTGAATAACAAATGGTCGAAAGTTTAATTTCCAACTTTCGGTGAGCATTAAACCACGGAGTAtttaaattgcaaattttatttcggCTTTTACTTCTTGATGACCCTCCTCTCTCCAAACTAATCAAAGATCAAACGCGTGGGCCTGTTTACACATCCATAAACAACGGTGACGCTGAAAAGAAACCGTTTTGGACCGCCCACGCGTTACTAGGTCAATCCAGGGCGGGAATTAGCTCCTAACGAATACGTTAAAGGGGATACGGCTGGATTTGGCTCGCAAAAGGGTGTTCTTTTACGGTGGGCTAATGCCCTTTTAACGCGCATTTTGCGGTCTGACGCCGCCCGAAATCGCACTTTATGACCGGCACGGCTATTTCCTAAACGTACTCCTACCAAACAGGGCGTAGACAACCACCCGCTCCCGGTGCTGTTGTTTTTGCTGCGAGCCATGTAATTGTAGTTGCGAAGCTCTCTCGAACCGTGCCGTCGAGACTTGTATTTTGAACGCGAGTTGAGAAACTACATTTTTGCTCGTTCCATGCTCATATAAATCGTTTAAGTTAATTGAAAACCCACCAACGAGAATTTACTTAACGAGACACTCATGCATTGTGTTATAGTTTATGTTCGTTGAAACGAATTTTGGTTATTTAAAGCAATGTTTTAACTCATTTCCATATATTTTCCACTGGTAATTGGCAATTTACATGGAGGATGCTATGGTTTCGTTACGTGGAACCTAAGTGATTAGTAGAGACCGgataaaaaagtgtaaaaaaactggaaaaaagtgcttaaaaaatcttaaacaaAAAGTTCTTAAAAGGCACACAATCTGTTAAAAAAGCAtagaataaacaaaattaagcaaaaaacgataatagagaaaaaatacataaaaatttgttataatgatgataataatatatttaatatttatattttacaatttattacgTTTACATAATGAATATCTATCTCCTATTATACAATGcttaaaagatttcttaattAATGCTTAAAAGAATGAATAACTAAATGTTTCTCCAAGTTTTCCATGCTAAAATTATGTCTCCTGTCTGTTAGAATGTTTTTGTATGTAGAAAAACTACGTTCAACATCTACACTTGTTATTGGTGCATGTTTAAATTTTGGTATAATCGCTGGATCTATTTCAAAATCGCAATGTTCCGCACCATTTAAAATAGTAGATATTTTGTACAATGTCTGGAATCCTTCATTCTTTGAGAGAGTTTGaatcactttttcttttactaTTTGACCAATAGATCCTGGGACACTATTTGCTGCcgcttcaaaattttttataatatttacgGATTCTACTAAGGGTAGCTgctgtttttctaaaaattgaaTACACTGacttacaaatttaaaatgacttttaataaaagccaATTGTTGTGCAAGTTCGGGTATTTTTAGAACTCTCTGACATTCTTCAATAGATTTGCTTTCTGTACTTTGAAATTCAAGTATTATGCCttgaaattctttaaaatgatcggCATAGTACATGGCAGCATCTAGCCAAGTTCCCCATCTTGTTAAAACTGGTGCTGGGGGTAGAGGAATGTCAGGCAATGTCTCTTTAAACAATTGCACTCTCAATGGagctttcataaatatttgtttaccattttttattagtgTATTTACCATCGGATACTGCAATCTTATAGTTTCAGCTATGCGGTTGAGTCCATGAGCTAAACAGGTGCAATGTATTAAAttgtaatagaaaatttttatatttgacgCAGCTTTTATCATGTAAGCTGCAGCGTCGGAaagcattaataaaattttttcatttggaACTGCCTCGGgcaaaaaaatcttgtttaaCTCGTCGTGAACAAATCTAGAAATCGTATTACTATtcgtttttgttaattcttttgaacttattaaaaaacccTCTGTTACAACATCTTCATTCAAAACTCCTATAATAAGGTTGGCTACATATCTCCCACACGTATCAGTAGTTTCATCTACTGCGAACCATATATAGTTATttgcaatatattttttaatttgttgcaTAGTTTCATCATAAACTGGGGCGACATAGTTCTTACGGAGAGTGCTTTCATCTgggatattttttttgcaatatttctCTAGAAATTCTCTAAAAGACCTACTTTGTAATTTATTCAAGGGAATATCTGATTTAATCATAGCACTacacaaatcaaaattaaagtgtttttgTTCATTGAAACCAGAAGTTGAAGCTATTGAAGTCGAAATAGTTTGttgcttatttttattttcctcgATTTTTCTAATGTGCTCCTTATGCCGGTCAGTTTTCAAATGTTGAGTAatatcatattttttgttacagaCGATCTGCAATAAAGTAAGCGAGtagtttattaaaactaaagtCCATACGACGTAATGTTCttgattaaaacatattttgttaaggattttattcatattttaaaGACATTAAGAACGTCCCGTAAGAGccatcaaaataaaatgacgttttaaacAGTTAAGAAAAGACGAAGTAATGTTGAATTCGCAAATTTGTACTTACAGTTTTAGAACATGCTtgacaaaaaatctttttattgtcAATTTTCAATTCTTTGTGGCCTCTAATCCACTCTTCTACggttgatttatattttggcATTTTGCAAATAAGTACCACGCACAGCTTCACATAACAGAACACCGCGAAGCTAACTACACACGTGTTAGAATACGACACAATATAACGTAAGCAGAGATATCGGAAACTTCGGGGAATCAAGCGACTCTTTACACAGTTGCCAATTTTGCTCTATGTACACGTTTTTACgcgtatattgttttatattatattgtattattcttaaaaatgatataaacatgcataaaaagttaaaaataagcacgaaataaaaaaaagcataaaatctcgaaaaaagcaaaaaaaagcattaaagAATATGTCGCAACATACTTAATTTTGCGTAATTCGTCTAGAAACTTAATATCTCATATTTGCTTATAAAATTGAGCAATAAGCATAACGCTTAAAATCCGGTCTCTAGTGATTAGGCAGCATGGAAAAGAGAAACGGAAGCTGCTAAACAGTTAACCTTTCAGAGATAACGTGCAGAAATCAGACATAAAGTATAACGTGCGGAGCGATACTCCGCACCTGTTTTCTCCTaagttaataagaaaaaaaaggagACTAGTATAAttaatgctttttttttgtattattttattgtattacaTACAAAACTCAAGTTTACAATTCATATTcaccaaaaacaaaaaaaccaATTGTTTAACAAAAACTTATAACTAGTTATAACATTACCTAAGtaggaattaaattttcaaaaaaacattagTTTTCAAATTGTTGATCTTCATTTGCGCAGCCATGACAAATATTTTCGGAATGTTCTAAACAAATGAATTTTCGGCACTTGAAACATATAAACCGGGTGggcctattttttttttctgtcgCACTGAAAACATCTGCCTTTCTGGGCCTCAGGGTTAATTGGTTTTAAATCCTGCTGATCATTTATACCTAATATTTCCTTGAGACGAATTCTAATATTTCGTGGTATCTGTTCATTTAACGCTCGTCGTCGTACGTGTTCATTTAGAAGTTCCATGCCAAGTGACTCTGAAAATATTCTTCGAGGTGTCTTATCAAAGTGGTATAGAATATGACCATGGGCCATCGGCGGGTAGCTCTGGCACAATTATAAGCCTCACACATTTTATCGACTGTGTCAACACATCCTTTTGTTCTATTGTAATCTAAAATGAGTTCAGGTTTTCCAGTTTCCTCGTTAATAGAATCGTCTTCGAAGTGCATTGTAGATAACAAAAGAacaaccttattttttttggaaatataaGAGCAAATCGTAGCTTTTTCTTGGAATCCAAACATGCTTGTTTTCTCCGGCCGAGGAACAGGCTGAGTGAACTCCAAAGGTAATTCCTTTCTGTTTTTCCTTATGGTTCCAAGAATTGTTAGTTTATGATCGGTAGAGGTTCTACTACCGGAAATTGGTTGACAAAGACGAGATAAAAGGGAGACATTATCTGTTTGCACTTTGAAGGGTCCAGGGGGTTGCTGCCCAGTATAAATTTCCAATTTCGTTGTATAATACATTTTTGCGTCTACTAAAGAGTATATTTTGATACCGTATCGATTTGGCTTATTGGGCATATAAACACGAAATCAACATTTTCCACGAAACGCTGCTAACATTTCGTCCACTGTTGTATATTCAGACAAGCTAAAGTATTTAGGTAAGTTGGAATTAAATGCATCAAATACTTCTCGAATTGGCGCCAACTTATCATGCCTTTGACGTTCCTCACGAGTACCTTTATCGTCAAATCGAATATAACGTAATAGAAATTTGAACCTTTGAAGGGACATAGTGAGACGGAAAATCTCCATAGAGGTACCAGTCGTTCTAAACAAATCAGCCGCATTAACATGATTATTCTTTGACATTGCAGAAATATATAGCAACCCAAAAAGTGCCTTCAATTCAATAATGTCGGTTGGCCTTGCTGTTCGATTAGATGTATCATAATTCCCCAtgccaataaaaatatttgtgttttCTACAATAACATTTAGAATATTGTCAGGGAAAAAAAGGCTCCAGATCTCTAGCGGACTTTTTATTCCTTTTGCGTTTTTTTTTACACCAGGAAGAACCTTGATTATGTTGTCTGCACGAGTTCTTACTTGTTTATTTCCAGGATGCTTACGCCAGTGTGTCTTTCCGTCTTTTCCTATATAAAATGCA
Protein-coding regions in this window:
- the LOC139432784 gene encoding uncharacterized protein, with protein sequence MPKYKSTVEEWIRGHKELKIDNKKIFCQACSKTIVCNKKYDITQHLKTDRHKEHIRKIEENKNKQQTISTSIASTSGFNEQKHFNFDLCSAMIKSDIPLNKLQSRSFREFLEKYCKKNIPDESTLRKNYVAPVYDETMQQIKKYIANNYIWFAVDETTDTCGRYVANLIIGVLNEDVVTEGFLISSKELTKTNSNTISRFVHDELNKIFLPEAVPNEKILLMLSDAAAYMIKAASNIKIFYYNLIHCTCLAHGLNRIAETIRLQYPMVNTLIKNGKQIFMKAPLRVQLFKETLPDIPLPPAPVLTRWGTWLDAAMYYADHFKEFQGIILEFQSTESKSIEECQRVLKIPELAQQLAFIKSHFKFVSQCIQFLEKQQLPLVESVNIIKNFEAAANSVPGSIGQIVKEKVIQTLSKNEGFQTLYKISTILNGAEHCDFEIDPAIIPKFKHAPITSVDVERSFSTYKNILTDRRHNFSMENLEKHLVIHSFKH